In one window of Helianthus annuus cultivar XRQ/B chromosome 17, HanXRQr2.0-SUNRISE, whole genome shotgun sequence DNA:
- the LOC110923963 gene encoding uncharacterized protein LOC110923963, whose amino-acid sequence MQISGVVDQLRISGFCHGVRNNQLVEKLHENLPKTMEVLMERARAFARGKNACNPAPESDHKMSSWKKNGGSVFDKTPSGSRGRSHPYGRNDRPPRGKSSGSRFYNLSDLSKTPSEILSAEGANFPAPPKLRNPGDKNSKKYCDYHHARGHNTDDCWSLKQEIEKAVRSGKLSHLVKEVKEGKSSGNSGDNPNNQPAICMIRRVNNQGIKRSNQHLAAWMQQPIGFPPVSLEDIKDGPVIVSAIIAGHKVRRVYVDSGSATEIMCKQCFQQLAPQTKAKLLRVSMPLVSFSGEVVQPLGQIILPTTMGEGSLIRTVNLTYLVVEERSVHNVILGRPGMCAFGIISSTIHGALKFPTEAGIATLYSESTIGVAEIRQSDGNAEPPNTLTEEWAIHPHFPEQKIAIGAQLPKQTKKKLWKLLSNSLDVFAWQTSDMVGVPRCLAEHKLKVSHSIKPVAQRKRNMAPAHNKAISEDVRKLLSAGIIREVRYQTWVSNPVMVTKKDKTRRMCVDFSDLNNACPKDCYPLPEIDLKIDSLSSFRLKCFLDAYKGYHQIQMASEDEDKTAFVTNEGLFCYTKMPFGLKNARATYQRLMDKAFKDQIGRNLEIYVDDMVIKSRAEDDMIDDKLETFTRLRSINLKLNPKKCSFGLEEGKFLGVWVTRSGIQAHPDKIKAVISMQPPKTIKEIQSLNGKLVALHRFVSKAADRSIPFMNVLKKRTAKGQIEWTSEADSAFQELKVCLGSLPTLTAPATGETVTVYLSASHFAISAVLVVHRNQAQIPVYYVSRILKDYETRYPMIEKLALALVHASRRLRRYFQAFNIEVQTDLQIQQILRKPEVSGRLTKWAIELSAFDITYRTRGPVKRQAVANFLTEVPTGESTKEKPILPKVWNLYTDGASSKEGSGAGLILIDPEGIEYTYALRFEFKTSNNEAEYEALLAGLQTAAKAGATSVLAHVDSLLVANQVSGEYEAREDNMVRYLQQVNSLISSFDSCKIVHIPRSKNKKADALSKLASVAFCHLSKEVLVETLQIPAIQQTKSVMSVSMSEKSWMTPIVDYLKNGMLPEDKAQARKLKVKALQYQMHDGQLYRKTFLGPLLKCLTPEEASYVIREIHWGICGIHAGPRMVIAKIMNAGYFWPGMHQSAINELQSCEDCQRHAPISHRAKNNLVPVTSAWPFQKWGIDIVGPFPVSTGGVRFLLVAIDYFTKWVEAKPLRTITGDQVLRFAWENIVCRFGMPLCIVSDNGKQFAEKPFKTWCQRMNIEQSFASVAHPQANGQVERANRSIVEGIKKRLGKEGVSWADELPHVLWAHRTMPKTSNKETPFSLTYGTEAVIPAEVGIPTPRIQLSQQENERELRLNLDLIEERRELAAIREAKYKKELEKHYNSKIKETRFKIGEYVMRNNEASLTEGTGKLAPKWEGPSQIKTAGKDGAYTLSKMDGTSVPRTWNGVHLKKCYL is encoded by the coding sequence ATGCAGATCAGTGGGGTAGTTGACCAACTACGTATCTCCGGATTCTGTCACGGCGTTCGGAATAATCAGCTAGTCGAAAAATTGCACGAAAATCTCCCAAAGACGATGGAGGTACTCATGGAACGGGCCAGAGCTTTCGCTCGAGGCAAGAACGCATGTAATCCTGCTCCAGAGTCAGATCACAAGATGTCTTCATGGAAGAAAAATGGTGGGTCGGTGTTTGATAAGACCCCATCGGGAAGCAGGGGACGATCACACCCTTACGGTAGAAATGACAGACCTCCACGCGGGAAAAGCTCCGGGTCAAGATTTTACAATTTATCGGATCTCTCCAAAACTCCCAGTGAAATTCTCAGTGCGGAAGGGGCAAATTTCCCCGCTCCACCAAAACTTCGAAACCCAGGAGACAAAAATTCCAAGAAATATTGTGACTACCATCATGCTCGGGGTCACAATACAGATGACTGTTGGTCTTTGAAGCAAGAAATAGAAAAGGCAGTACGGTCCGGAAAGCTATCGCATCTAGTCAAAGAAGTAAAGGAAGGAAAATCTTCAGGGAATTCGGGAGATAATCCGAACAATCAACCAGCAATTTGCATGATCCGTAGGGTGAACAATCAAGGCATCAAGCGGTCCAATCAGCACTTGGCCGCCTGGATGCAGCAACCCATTGGTTTCCCGCCCGTCAGTCTGGAAGATATCAAGGACGGACCGGTCATAGTGTCCGCTATCATTGCAGGACACAAGGTTCGAAGAGTATACGTGGACAGCGGAAGCGCCACCGAGATTATGTGCAAGCAATGCTTTCAACAGTTAGCCCCACAGACAAAGGCGAAATTGCTCCGAGTATCAATGCCTTTGGTCAGTTTCTCCGGAGAGGTGGTCCAGCCTTTAGGCCAAATCATTCTGCCAACGACGATGGGGGAAGGAAGTTTGATTCGAACTGTCAACTTGACGTATCTAGTGGTTGAAGAAAGGTCCGTCCACAACGTCATACTCGGAAGACCTGGTATGTGCGCCTTCGGAATTATCAGTTCTACCATACATGGAGCGTTAAAATTCCCCACCGAAGCAGGGATAGCAACACTGTACTCCGAATCAACGATCGGTGTAGCCGAAATACGACAAAGCGATGGTAATGCCGAGCCTCCTAATACTCTCACGGAAGAATGGGCTATACACCCACACTTTCCTGAACAAAAAATTGCAATCGGGGCTCAACTTCCCAAGCAAACCAAGAAGAAGTTGTGGAAACTACTGTCCAATTCACTCGACGTATTCGCCTGGCAAACCTCCGACATGGTTGGAGTTCCCCGGTGTTTGGCCGAACATAAGTTAAAAGTGTCGCACTCAATAAAACCAGTAGCCCAGAGAAAAAGAAACATGGCTCCGGCTCATAACAAGGCCATCTCCGAAGACGTACGAAAGTTGCTGAGCGCCGGTATTATAAGAGAGGTACGTTACCAAACTTGGGTCTCCAATCCAGTGATGGTAACCAAGAAAGACAAAACCCGGAGAATGTGCGTTGATTTTTCCGATCTAAACAATGCGTGCCCAAAGGACTGCTATCCTCTGCCGGAGATTGATTTAAAGATAGACTCCCTCTCAAGTTTCCGTCTTAAGTGCTTCCTAGATGCGTATAAGGGTTATCATCAAATCCAAATGGCTTCGGAAGACGAAGATAAGACCgcgtttgtaacaaatgagggtcTGTTTTGTTATACTAAAATGCCATTCGGTTTAAAAAACGCCAGAGCCACGTACCAGAGATTAATGGATAAAGCGTTCAAAGATCAGATCGGAAGAAACTTGGAGATCTATGTCGATGACATGGTCATAAAAAGCCGGGCCGAAGACGACATGATAGATGACAAACTCGAAACCTTTACAAGGCTTCGGAGTATCAACCTAAAACTCAATCCCAAAAAATGCTCTTTCGGCTTAGAAGAGGGAAAATTCCTCGGGGTGTGGGTTACACGATCCGGAATCCAGGCGCATCCTGATAAAATCAAAGCGGTAATCTCCATGCAGCCTCCTAAAACTATCAAAGAGATCCAATCTCTAAATGGAAAACTCGTCGCCCTTCACCGCTTTGTTTCAAAAGCGGCAGATCGCTCTATCCCTTTCATGAATGTATTGAAAAAACGAACGGCAAAAGGCCAAATAGAGTGGACGTCAGAAGCGGATTCGGCATTTCAAGAGTTGAAGGTATGCCTCGGATCCTTACCCACTTTAACCGCACCAGCTACTGGAGAAACTGTCACGGTGTATCTCTCCGCTTCCCACTTTGCgataagtgcagtactcgtagtACACCGGAACCAGGCACAAATCCCGGTCTATTAcgtgagccgtatcctgaaagaCTATGAAACTCGGTACCCGATGATCGAAAAATTGGCACTCGCCTTGGTACATGCTTCCAGACGCCTCCGAAGGTACTTCCAAGCTTTCAATATAGAAGTACAGACTGATCTCCAGATCCAACAAATCCTCAGGAAGCCAGAGGTCTCCGGACGTCTCAccaaatgggcaatagagctcAGTGCCTTCGATATCACCTATCGTACCAGAGGTCCAGTAAAAAGACAGGCAGTGGCAAATTTCCTTACCGAGGTCCCAACCGGAGAAAGCACCAAGGAAAAACCCATCTTACCAAAAGTATGGAACCTGTACACGGACGGGGCCTCCAGTAAAGAAGGGTCGGGAGCAGGGTTAATCCTAATAGATCCGGAGGGAATAGAGTATACTTACGCATTGCGTTTCGAATTTAAGACGTCAAATAATGAAGCAGAGTATGAGGCTCTCCTTGCAGGCCTGCAAACCGCAGCCAAAGCAGGTGCAACCTCCGTGTTAGCTCATGTCGATTCATTATTGGTAGCCAATCAAGTCAGCGGCGAGTACGAGGCACGAGAGGATAATATGGTTCGGTATCTTCAGCAGGTCAATAGTTTAATCTCCTCTTTCGATTCCTGCAAAATAGTGCACATACCGAGGAGCAAAAACAAAAaagccgatgccttgagcaaacTGGCATCCGTAGCATTCTGTCATTTATCAAAAGAGGTTCTAGTCGAGACCCTGCAGATTCCGGCCATCCAACAGACGAAGTCAGTCATGTCAGTTTCCATGTCCGAAAAGTCTTGGATGACTCCGATCGTAGATTACTTGAAAAATGGGATGCTTCCAGAAGACAAGGCTCAGGCACGGAAGTTAAAAGTGAAAGCGCTGCAATATCAGATGCACGATGGTCAACTCTACAGGAAAACCTTTTTAGGTCCGCTCCTAAAATGCCTAACACCAGAGGAAGCAAGTTACGTTATAAGGGAGATCCATTGGGGAATATGCGGCATCCACGCGGGACCGAGGATGGTTATAgcaaaaatcatgaatgccggttATTTCTGGCCAGGAATGCACCAAAGCGCGATAAATGAGCTCCAATCATGTGAAGATTGCCAACGCCACGCCCCCATAAGCCATCGTGCCAAAAACAATCTCGTTCCTGTAACCTCGGCCTGGCCGTTTCAGAAATGGGGAATTGACATCGTAGGTCCTTTCCCTGTCTCCACAGGGGGGGTAAGATTCCTGCTGGTTGCCATCGACTATTTCACTAAATGGGTCGAAGCTAAACCCCTCAGGACGATCACAGGAGACCAAGTGCTGAGGTTCGCATGGGAAAACATAGTGTGCAGGTTCGGAATGCCTCTTTGCATAGTGAGCGACAACGGAAAACAATTTGCGGAGAAGCCGTTTAAAACATGGTGCCAAAGAATGAACATCGAACAGAGCTTCGCTTCGGTGGCCCACCCCCAGGCCAACGGGCAAGTGGAAAGAGCCAACCGGAGTATTGTGGAAGGCATTAAAAAGCGGTTGGGGAAGGAAGGCGTCTCCTGGGCAGACGAGCTTCCGCACGTCCTATGGGCACACCGAACCATGCCTAAAACGAGCAACAAGGAAACTCCTTTCAGCTTGACATACGGCACCGAAGCTGTCATACCCGCAGAAGTAGGGATCCCCACGCCCCGCATACAATTGAGCCAGCAAGAGAATGAACGAGAACTCCGTCTAAACCTCGATTTAATTGAAGAGAGGAGAGAACTTGCGGCAATCCGGGAAGCCAAGTATAAAAAAGAGTTGGAAAAACACTACAACTCCAAAATTAAAGAAACCCGGTTCAAAATCGGAGAATATGTTATGCGGAACAATGAAGCGAGCTTAACTGAAGGAACGGGGAAGTTAgctcccaaatgggaaggacCTTCCCAGATCAAAACAGCAGGAAAAGACGGCGCGTACACTTTAAGCAAGATGGATGGAACCTCCGTTCCACGTACTTGGAACGGAGTGCACCTAAAAAAATGTTATCTTTAG